The genomic window CGTGATCATAGTTTATTCATACATGCAgagaaaaataactttttggcCTGTTGGCTATACATGTTATGCACGAGGATACGATTGGATACAACGACCTTGGCTTAGAACAATCATTTCAgcaatctgtaaaaaaaatatttgatttaatgcgaagttaaaataaataattaatttcaagacGATGTTTAAATAACGAGATGACGAATTCTGTgatcaatagttttaatttatacttaccaATATATTTGGTCCGGTTGACATGACGAAACAGATCATATCGGCCATTTCTTCTGCGCTCAAGATATCAGACGCTTTCATTTTATTGTGCGACATTTTAGCTGCATCGAATATTTCTGTGTCGACGAAACCAGGACTGATGCTCTACGGAAAaccaaatttattatgttattaataaaataattgttttaaaaaaatattgtatttagaaaaaatcacattttataaatttaatcacacttttcatagtttttaattgaaataaaataacgtttaagaaatataatacatttttatcgttataaatttctgtttttttgaatgacaacacacatttttctatttcatgttttgaagtagaatattttttggtgtattttgatacataaaaagaaatttgGACGAATAGTTAATAAGTTCTAATtagctattaaaaatttaggtgAACGgctacttattagttattagttaaaactCATAAACATAACTCgtcaacattttgattttattatatattgaaatactccgaaaaatattttgcttcaaaattttaaattaaaaatataatattttttttttgttttgaatggaaattataaaaaaaaaacatgaaaagaTTTTGAGATAaagagtgttgtttgataaataatcaCCCTATATACAATGTGTTCCGGGAGGAAGTGACCGGCTGGCGTCatataaaagtatacctaAAATGATGAAGAAATACCCTTTAAAGAGGGGgtctaacttttttattttttcagttatggacaatttaactttttaaaacaaaacaaaatctacCACGCATTGTTTATGTTTCTCCaaaagttttcaatattttaacatggtttttttaattttaaagctatttaattattctatcaTCAAACATACGCAATAGCAATTAAgtcagaaataattattataataaatttaaaaaagtaaacattttttatcaaaagttagaattgtttgtgtattattttactgaataATACCTAGAATACCTTATAAGTTTGGTTTTCATATCTTCCATAATTGCAAAGTTACAGCCTGGGTCAGTTCTACAAGttcattcaaataatatataaaagtataccaCTGCACATGGGTGAATAAACTTACGGAAGCTTTTATATGGCCATCACCGGCCACAGCCAATTCGTGACGAAGGCCTTCGGTCAGTACTCTAAGAGCTTGTTTAGACGCATTGTACATCTTGTTTCCAGGATTAATTGAATACGAATGGCCCGTAATGCTgaaaccaattaaaatataaaattaatatacagaaAAACGGATAAACTTAGGTTTAAGTTATCTATAATCAAGTGTAAATAGTTCAACATTTATTTgagtttcttaaaaatttttaaattgtttaaaatgttgcaattatatgtattattatattatactaatgtgACGTTGTGTAATACAGAATTGAAAGACagatataatcataaaatgtataatgtattataaatatgcagTATAGGGCCAGAAAATGGTCGGTACTCGGAATTTGGGACGTATGagatatattgatttttgtttatattaactataaaactatGAACAATTtagtttacatataaatatataataggtacaagtaaaaataataagtgaatatatgtgaaaaaaaattctcttgtaaatataatatgttattataataatagtgtattcATAATCAGGACCGGCTCAAGTGTTTAAACACACCTAGGCAAACTTGAGTTTTGCCGCCCCTTACATActacatcaaataatttttttttatttataatacaaacataataaatgcCGCCCTAGGCGTGGGCCTATGTCTCCTACCCCTTGAGCCGGGCCTGTTCATAatatgtgaaataaataatgaccaagaataattgtaaaataatattattttatcgataattcaaatttgttaaaatatatacaataaatcaaataagtaTGCATAATTAATCTCATGAAAATTTATCtagaaatcaaataaattgttttcattatgcAGCCCACATCTTGCAAAACTATGTCCGTGGacacattatttaatacaaataaataacacctatttaaaatgattatacgtATAGAGCATGTAAATGCgtaaattgttcaaaataggtatatgttttATGCTATCCATCACCTattgatttgtataatatgcccATGACTAACGTTATGCTTCTTCATCAATTTATAAGCTTCCCTTGAACAGATTGTTGGTGCCATTACATTACAGTCGATTAATTCTTGCCAATGTTCGGCCAAAccgtctataaaatataattgtgcatgaataatttgttagaaatattataatttggacTCATATAGAcatgtagtaataattatcatggtgtaattgaaatataaaaatactaatttatggAGACCTTACTTGacgttttatgtttttattgagaTGGGAGTAggaaatattagttattgtgCCCCCATTCAGTACCTcaactagaaaaaaatttcgGGAGGGGGAGGGTtgcattattacaatatatatcgtCATTTATACCGACGAGAGGTAGTACGGTGGCCTTGCAGAAATTTCCGGGGGGTACAACCCCTTAACCCCCTCCTCATAGTTGTGCCACTGCCCACTGGCCCCATTAAATGCGGGTGATAGTAAATGGGACTTTTTTTCAGAACGGATCGCAGACTCAACAGACTCGTGAAACATTTTGAAACAGATAATTGAATTTgagatataacaaataaatcattttttctctTGTATTAAGtcgtaattattatcttacctAAAATTTTAGATATCCTTATTATTCCGGCATTGttaatcataaaatgaatACCACCAATATTGTCATCAATCCATTTAAAAGCATTCAATATGTCTGTTTCGTTCGTCAAATCACATGCTACTGTAAAAAACCGACCACTGAAGTTTTTTTCttccatcattttttttaaatcctaacaattttaaagaatacttattattattcattgtgcACGTAAGCAaaactatacagtatatagtacatataatattataatatatagtattaaaggGATGGTAAAATGCACAATTTATGAtatgtttactgtttagtgtttattatgtaaaatggaGGAAAATAGGTATAAGCGCTCTATTTTACAAAAGGTGTCTAGTGTACCTCGTTAGAGTAAATCactatgatataaattttaaatttgaatgcggagataaataattacattcaaaAGACGATTCTGAGCGAATACGGTCTGTTAGCCCATActactaagtatatttaatatttaaatttataatatatgtatattgctaTAACTATAAgagaaattaacttttttattagtacattaactaatatagtaggcttttataaatttttaacgaaaacattatattaaaaatgtcattgtgcaaaacaaatatgataattataagtcaaaatttttaagtttccacgaaaaataattttttattactgcaaaatattgaaaataactaactacatcgttatttttgtttgaatatttataattttgtccaaatatgaattttattaatatcttttaaaaaaaatgattacatacattttacaatttttggaTTTCAGTATgaacatttcataaaaaacttTGTATCCAATTgtggagtttttttttatcaaataaacaacttttaaacgaatattatagaagaaaataaaaaaaaaaaaataatgaaaattttaaatttataaatagaggtttgaaatattttgaaaattataccatgcatagaaaatgctaataaaaactttctagcaaaaatttcaagtaccaATCTAtagttattcgtttttgaataaaataaaaaacaaacaaaatcgaTGTTTTCAAGAACTGATTTTACGTAATGTTTCAAGTATTCCCtagtcttttattttaattgttttgaaaaatattgagaatttttattttcaattcctTGAAGGACCAACTAGATCCAATTTGATATTAGAAATCATTCTCAAAGTTGAAAGTCTAAGGATTTTTTCTActagaaaaaataagttaaaaagtgatgtaataccaaaataaaaaatatatatatataacaaatacctATAGTCTATAGATTTCACAAAAATTCTTTGACGttagaaaaaatcaaatgatCCTAGGgcacacattttataattgatacccCCataccaaatttatttttgcaatataTTACAGAacggtattttaaataaacatttaaggaTTTTGCAATTAAATCGCTAatgaagaaattatattaaaatttagataccTGAAGTCTTTGTAGCCTTCTAGCTATTCCCACAACCGTAAGGCCAGCCTTAACTAGTTTAATAGCTGTAGCTGCGCCGATACCGGCGCTAGCTCCTGTGACCACAGCAACACGTCCTTTTAAGTGATCCATTTCACATAATATGACGTGACAACTTTTCTGCTTTAATTCTACACTTCAAGTTATGTCTATGTCAATCTGTAATAGTTAGATCATGTTCAAGAGTAATCTTCGTTCTTATTACGTAacatatataagaaaaaatatttttatctagttAGGTGACAATACGTAACAAAACAAGttgatatagattatagatacactttacacattataatttattggtcatttgataatttttttaaatgtttattatacatacttatttgactacgaaataataattataggtagaggtatataatattaagtataggtacaatttttttttattgggttaaaataattaaacttatataaacatcgattatatatctaaataatattttattctacttaTTACTTGTAGAAGCATTTTaacaatctaataaataataattatgtacaattatgtGAGATAGGCATAAGtatgtttgattattatagtatattatactaataagttACTTGtagagtattaattttttttttcttttttattaaataatactaaaattcacAAATGTCTTCTTGCAAACGCTTAAGAATTATGGCCAACAAGACAACTTTAGATTACGATATTTCGAttgttgtgtatattatgttacgtaatagtattgtaatagtatattataaaataaaagtatgaaactttaaattttaaaaatcaatttttcaaaaatgatttttcatgtatataatctattaaattttgattcttATTTGCacaatgttttgtaaaaacaaCTACAATTTAAACTCAAAGCTAATTGCCGaaaaagatattatagttttttttaaattactgatAGTTTTTACAAgtagtaaattaaatctagTTTGTAATCTCTGTACTTATTAAAActgatagaaaaaaatttagggAAAATGAGAAAGTTTTACTTAACAATAgggtttatcaaaatattttcataattttgattaagctatttatttatCCTATGAACACCTTCAGTTATACGTCTGTACGACTGTATAAACTtatgagtataaataatataatataattaaaaatcatattttataaaataattctataatgataattaaaaaattaatacgtatttagaaattaatatgatttgattttcaaaaacggtTTTCGTAATGACTTTGAATCatgtaaaagaaaatgttttcaaaaacttaagaaaattattgtatattgtaaaaagaAACGTAGATACCAtttgtttattgattaattttatttattatgttgttcACTCTTCAAGAAGTACCTTAgtgattattacaataatattctgtatgtctgtatacacataatattatgtaatctgTAAATCTATAATGTAGATTAGCTcaaaggttataaattattattacttaatcattatataaaatatataaaattatacatcctgatatatatatatatatacagggtgattcttttatcaaacaacactcattagttccaaaagtattcatgtttttgaaaatattattttacatagtttcaaattgttaaaaaaacaacatttttataaaaaaattatatttttaaatattttttatccttataatattttaagttttttacttttttgaatgaaaacatagatttttaatttcatattccaaagcagaataattttttgagtattttgatacataaaaatcgaatttagggtgagtagtttatgagttatacttattcaaagtttaaacAAGCGGAGTAGTGGACAAACATTTTGCGGGGTAACCGTACCACTCCACTCCGCGCAGCTAAACTTTAATTacgtataactcataaactactcgccctaaattcgatttttatgtatcgaattactcagaaaattattctgctttggaatatgaaattaaaaatctatgttgtcattcaaaaaagtaaaaaacttaaaaaattataaggataaaaatataatttttttataaaaacattgtttttttaacaattagaaactatgaaaaaaaatattttcaaaaacatgaatatttttggaaataatgagtgttgtttgataaaaaaatcaccctgtatatataaacatattatgattatgaatctaaatataatgtatataatatatagctttaTGAAACTGTtcttatctaataattttaattttttcaatacatttgtcacatgtatttatgtaggtaccaacACTACCAATCAacctaaaatttattgaatatctattatagttgattttattaacataatgtatatttttatgatagtaAATAGGGATCTACATTAAGAgatcgatattatattttataaaattatgatttatagatGCATCGTTTAACaagtgtttttactttttagtgaGATCtggaataaaatacaattatattataaactatttacagTCTAATAAGTGTTTTGAacagttaaataaatgttaatcaacatataattatgatagctaaattgagtttttaatttaaattagaaataatagtattggtataataactaattaatgtcGTTTGTACGATAACTACATCCATATTTGTGTAAtgtgtagaatataataataaatatattatcatgtatcatttataaatatagctataacttataagtatatacaattaagtaggtaagattgtaagaatattttaatagacataatgtaatagtacatattgaaatagtttgaatattatatataacataaatacgtACAAACCACCATAAATCAGttaaataatcaatgaaaaattaattcataaacttataggtaaacaattttaattttaataatatacaccaaataaataataaataataatacaaaataaatattatctaattattattacttattatatattttataataaacacgagcaatgttaaataataataaaataataataaataataacaataataataaaatctcgccaatacaataacataatatcattatgttttaaaagtattttttcgtGTTTGTGAGTTTGTAATAAAACCATTTatcttataactatttatagtatgattgtacattatatattataatattaaaaatgattggtgatttatatgattaataataaaacaggatataataaattataggctAAGAATGAATGCAtctattgtatacttatactcatcaataaaaacaaaattatttatttcagtctTGATTCAATAAGctggttgtttttttattctccTAAGTAATCCGTAATATCCAAGCATATAGCaaacaatgtaaaatactCCTAAAATGATGATATCCGTGTTGAATCGATCAATGTCGTAGCCATAACTTAACAAAACTTCTTTGCCGTTGCGCAGGCAGTTATTAACATCTAGGCACGCTATAGTatacacatacaatatacatgttatattaaataatcaatagttaAAATCGTAACGTGTATTCTAATCAATTATTGGTACAGGGACGTCATTTTTGAGGTATGTATGGAATGGAAACAAACTACCTAAGTACCAAGTACCAATACAGGCAGCAGTctgtaatcattatttaagcTATACCTACTCGGAAAATAAATACAGACACTctcagattaaaaaattatttttacacataacgcatttttaataactgatcgtcttttctttattaaaaatgaaaataataatgtgctttctatatacctaatgcaagaagataattaatatgctattcaattaaaaaataattatgaaaaataaaattcagaagataatttaagatagttaatattaaactgcGCTTttgataaataggtacttaaaatatttaataaaaatatatacctatttataatttatacaacaaaagagaatcgaaatttaaaaaattatctagaaccatcaattacattatttgtGTCAAAAAAtcgtcaattaattttaataactaatctGTATctgtaaagtatataaaaaggGGAATCTATCTTTGGGATACAAATACAAGTATACTTGCATACCGAAATGACGTCCCCGAAATAATTGGTATTGAtgcaatgtaaattattatttgacataCGTATGAATGTGATGTTTTTCCATtgtaatatagataatgttTCACAgccaagaaaaaatattgataaatattttaaataatacaatataaatggtaatgttctaaaataaaaataaaatattaggtactttattttataactaattcaaGGTTAATGATTAAGTGCATaccatttagtattattaataatctattcatcatgaatttattacctatttaccaatgtgtatttattttgtatgaactTACCCAAGTGAAATGTAGACGCCAGAAAGTGCTACGGCAAGATAATCATATaccaatgaaaatataacaatattttcgaatttttcaaaaaaagctGATAGAACACTCCCTATAATCATATAGCAGTcggaattaaataatatactttttagtttattttattataatgtattcaagTATTCTATTTCTATTAACAAGTGAACAATTACCATATGATCTACATATCAACATGTTTATCACGAACGTTGTCACCACCAATAGCTCCCAGTTAATACCTACTACCCAAAacactatatatgtatacaacatCGTTTCTAGAACTGTCCAAATGaactgtaaataattgaaaatatctgTTAaagtttatgataatatttatttttctaacacATACCGTTATCACAATTtgagaagtataatatacactcaatgtataaatattgttgctGACTTCTCGATGGACAACTGGGAATTCAACTTGGTAGGTTATAATAGACGTATAACAATACTGGAAAATAGAATTCGTTGTCAAACTGAACCAAAATCCTTGCCAATTTTGTACGGCTTTGGTATCAAACTTCAGGTCCATGTATGGCGTTGACAATATGACACCAAGAAACTAAGTACAACATatctattaggtacctatgttaaGTGTATCGATTTGTTTTCCCATAATACagactaaatagtaaattgtatacacaagCACCACAAGCcaccatagataatatataaatactcatGGGGGTAGCGAAGGTGGAGCAGGGGGAACTTGTCTCTCCCCTTATGTCtcaaatttaattctatttcTTTATACAAAACGTGTAAATTTGACATTAAAATCACTTAAGCGATTGGTATAATAGCTTGATTTTGGAAAGACTTTAGACTCAAAACtgtagatttaataataatataaataaatactaaaaaaaaaaaatcgagtttTAATTTTCCCTTCCTGATTGAAATCCTAGCTATGTCCATGTGAATACTGTattgattttcataatatttgattgcATACCTACTTATGATTTATGGTTATGGCAAGCATCAGCCAATGTATCATTCATgtgaaagttaaaatatacaaaaatataattattttatgttgagCGTTAagcatttaatttagttaaataaattattaagaaatgtaATTACCGTTATAGTTCCCAATTCCAGTagctttattttgtaatttcttaGAAGACATATGACAGATctctttaaaatgaatattaactgTATAATCCATAATGGTTTTTGTCTagacaaaagaaaaatattaatgttcaaTTACGTATCAAATTTGGAGTTTAGAGTTCAAAAGAATAAACCAGAAATATAAGCGATCAAATGTTAATCGGAAAatggttaattaaatattatattattcaaagttaGGTATTctagtaaattgtaaaaactaaGAGATTTTATCTcctttaaacaataaatgttattttttcagaataaGGATTActcctattattatatatgtatacatattacatacattaattgtattcgtgaatttattattagtaactacctatatttttattgtacacactaccttctaatatttattacctttaaaataatatttatgttatgaaatatgaaatatatttagaaataattatagtaaatattttattatacctagatatatattgtttcattgaaatatgaaaaataatacaataaaatcaagTATGCTTATACAAGCTATCACTCACATTTGTAAATGTTGTGTATAATCCAAAAGTACCTGGAAAAGAGGATATTGAATTTATGAGATAATTACTATAacgaattaaataatgattattttacttggtcattaaataaatcataattgagATCCGTTTGTTTGTCCGTTGAAGATAACTTACACATTTCATCAACATCTCTTTTTATTTGCTCATTATCGGCATTCATAATAGAAATCACGAAATCTGCCTTGTTGTACAAATCTGGgcatttgtaattaaatctaaataaaaagttataatatattcaagttaaaaaatatataatatacctactttataatgaattaatttaaattctgtttttaggaatttttaagtataattaaataccatgtttttaaagtcttatttaagattttttgtaatacataAGGAAGATCCTTAACGATACAAACTTTACTAACATTTACAAACTCCttttttacagtaaattatttattacccaaacattttttttttttttttgaatacgttgatgtacttaatttaaaattcgaatGAGTAGTTAttctgttattaaaattacctatatactaaggatgataattaaatacaattataacttggaaattatagtaatattaatctactgatataatattataaaatatacatgacaACTTTTATAGAGTACAGAAGTACtagacttaataaaatattatataatattatacctatttttatatttgaattatttgatacaaaaaaccattattaaatGGTATAATGGGGTTGTACACTGACGAGCGATTTATAAATCTttctttaaacataataataataaaatgatacgaagaacaaatatgtatttacctTTGAAACAATTGATTGATCATTGGGACAGGTCCCTGGTACGCCAACCGTCCGTTCGACAACAATATGACCTCGTCGAACTTGTCGAACACGCCGGAAGCGGGCTGGTGGATTGtgcaaattacaattttaccgGTTCGCGCGATACGTTTTAGGGTGTTGACAATGTGTGTGGCTGTATAGCTGTCTAGGCCTGTGGTTACCTCGTCGCAAAACAGTATCGGTGGGTCGTTCAGGAGCTGGACGGCTAAAGCGATTTTCTTACGTTCACCACCGGACAACACCGACAGTCTGGTGTCCAGAAATTCGCGCATACCCAACGCAGTAACAGTGTAGTCGACGCGATCCTTCAGTGCGGTTTTGCTAGTGCGGCGATCCATTTTTAGATTCGCCTAAAATCAACGAAACTTTATATACACAGGGTGATTCGTAAAAGCGTACTTAATcccattattttaatgattaaatctaCCAAATAGCACGATTGTAGTCTATGTCATGAGGTATataagtgttgtatttttaacatactttatgtaaacattttttttttaaataatattttccatataataataataataatgatgtataaaataacttaataaatagtatttattttctatttaatttattttaaaaattaagaattacaATTTTGTAGCACAAAATCGTGGTCTCATCACTCTAAAATATTCtcgtgtaaatattttaatttgttctaaTTATATCCAAGTTtccattacaaattaaaattttatttttcgagatttgctaatattatttttttaaatagataatattaatttttaagtaacttTCACTCTAGGTgtctaatatattaagaaCTCTATGCGAATAGTAGGATAATATAAAgtgtaaaattaagttataatgtcGGTAAAATGATTTTTGCCCCATGGTCGttctacaaaatacaattgtttattatgctatGTACTAATGACATTatgaatttctaaaatttaaatattgtttaatgtattatgaatttgttaaaatatcaatatttcatGGAGCGTAATCGTGCTGTAATGATTGTCATATTGCCTCAGATCGTTTAAGTACATGTAGCGTATCTTATACATAAtagacacataaaaaataaattatttttattaataccattAAATACAAGTGTTCAAAAGTCGTCAACTGATCAAAGGTGACGTCTTGTTGTGGGACGAAACCGGATATTTTAATCATGACTTCTTCGGACACCGGACGACCGTTCAATAATAGTTCTCCACCAAAATTTCCTAAGATATGTATGTGTGGAAACACTGCTGATTAGtaataattgagaaaaatttatatctagaaaaatatacacCCCACGAACCTTTAGTCCGATGACTTATAGTGGCCATCAAAGTAGTTTTTCCCGAACCACTAAATGacaaattatatgttacagttttaaaataaaaaatattcaagaacACAATATAATCTTACCTTGGGCCCATTATTCCTAGGAGATTTCCACATTGCACGTTTCCACTAACTGAAAAAAGACacgtcaaaatataaaatacatacttacCAAAAACGAAATCTATcccattaatgatttttttataatcctgATATCCCTCACCCGATTacagacattttatttttacgtggattatataaaatacaatttatgtaggattaaaaaattgagaaaattcgaaaataaccgataattttgaaataaagatttttgccacaataataattaataactggtagaataaatatttgaatattattatactctatgacaatttagatatttaattaagaatataattattttgaaaccaaTTACTGAAAATGATTTAGATACCtagttacaaataatataattattaattatcaataataacataatatttttttttacgcatgctttaatattttttggggaaaattttttttttttaatataaataaatatagtagctGTATATATTTACTCAAAAGAAACAGTAATAACACTGctctaataatgtttattaatttagattttcgagccgattttttttatcttgtcTCGGTTTAATC from Aphis gossypii isolate Hap1 chromosome 1, ASM2018417v2, whole genome shotgun sequence includes these protein-coding regions:
- the LOC114127987 gene encoding farnesol dehydrogenase-like, encoding MDHLKGRVAVVTGASAGIGAATAIKLVKAGLTVVGIARRLQRLQDLKKMMEEKNFSGRFFTVACDLTNETDILNAFKWIDDNIGGIHFMINNAGIIRISKILDGLAEHWQELIDCNVMAPTICSREAYKLMKKHNVSHGHIIQINSITGHSYSINPGNKMYNASKQALRVLTEGLRHELAVAGDGHIKASSISPGFVDTEIFDAAKMSHNKMKASDILSAEEMADMICFVMSTGPNILIAEMIVLSQGRCIQSYPRA
- the LOC114127993 gene encoding protein scarlet-like isoform X1, yielding MFEMKKMKSLNLRYNEMCNDWDGLHEYLDPKKYDHGQLVLSWKRLNVSVENTTQNFFISSKVTRQQILYNVSGNVQCGNLLGIMGPSGSGKTTLMATISHRTKGNFGGELLLNGRPVSEEVMIKISGFVPQQDVTFDQLTTFEHLYLMANLKMDRRTSKTALKDRVDYTVTALGMREFLDTRLSVLSGGERKKIALAVQLLNDPPILFCDEVTTGLDSYTATHIVNTLKRIARTGKIVICTIHQPASGVFDKFDEVILLSNGRLAYQGPVPMINQLFQRFNYKCPDLYNKADFVISIMNADNEQIKRDVDEMCKLSSTDKQTDLNYDLFNDQVLLDYTQHLQIQKPLWIIQLIFILKRSVICLLRNYKIKLLELGTITFLGVILSTPYMDLKFDTKAVQNWQGFWFSLTTNSIFQYCYTSIITYQVEFPVVHREVSNNIYTLSVYYTSQIVITFIWTVLETMLYTYIVFWVVGINWELLVVTTFVINMLICRSYGSVLSAFFEKFENIVIFSLVYDYLAVALSGVYISLGTLPFILYYLKYLSIFFLGCETLSILQWKNITFIPCLDVNNCLRNGKEVLLSYGYDIDRFNTDIIILGVFYIVCYMLGYYGLLRRIKKQPAY
- the LOC114127993 gene encoding protein scarlet-like isoform X2, with translation MKSLNLRYNEMCNDWDGLHEYLDPKKYDHGQLVLSWKRLNVSVENTTQNFFISSKVTRQQILYNVSGNVQCGNLLGIMGPSGSGKTTLMATISHRTKGNFGGELLLNGRPVSEEVMIKISGFVPQQDVTFDQLTTFEHLYLMANLKMDRRTSKTALKDRVDYTVTALGMREFLDTRLSVLSGGERKKIALAVQLLNDPPILFCDEVTTGLDSYTATHIVNTLKRIARTGKIVICTIHQPASGVFDKFDEVILLSNGRLAYQGPVPMINQLFQRFNYKCPDLYNKADFVISIMNADNEQIKRDVDEMCKLSSTDKQTDLNYDLFNDQVLLDYTQHLQIQKPLWIIQLIFILKRSVICLLRNYKIKLLELGTITFLGVILSTPYMDLKFDTKAVQNWQGFWFSLTTNSIFQYCYTSIITYQVEFPVVHREVSNNIYTLSVYYTSQIVITFIWTVLETMLYTYIVFWVVGINWELLVVTTFVINMLICRSYGSVLSAFFEKFENIVIFSLVYDYLAVALSGVYISLGTLPFILYYLKYLSIFFLGCETLSILQWKNITFIPCLDVNNCLRNGKEVLLSYGYDIDRFNTDIIILGVFYIVCYMLGYYGLLRRIKKQPAY